A section of the Lineus longissimus chromosome 1, tnLinLong1.2, whole genome shotgun sequence genome encodes:
- the LOC135485338 gene encoding uncharacterized protein LOC135485338, translating to MATEGASTSKSTNKKNAPTRFFPALDILLLRELVAVQPTTKPPWDEVHQHVNTALTEVKRDSFVTLRACKDRVKTLQEAHTKDELKSLRASGTDEEYDERAQLLTELASLSEERAAKKQEEKPDLKEAQGRPIRQAAMETLKVRDDPEEHADGFDRELDGADENLEHHGKKAANCTTKPATKKRRTDSAEYVTYLKDKLSFEKERFEVEKKEREARIQRDQQMMEMMMALDKNKN from the exons ATGGCGACCGAAGGTGCAAGTACCAGCAAgtcaacaaacaaaaaaaacgcGCCTACTCGATTTTTCCCAGCACTTGACATTCTTCTTCTCAGAGAACTGGTTGCGGTACAACCAACAACTAAGCCACCGTGGGATGAAGTCCACCAACATGTGAACACAGCTTTGACGGAGGTGAAGCGCGACAGCTTTGTCACTCTCCGGGCATGCAAGGATAGGGTGAAAACTCTCCAAGAGGCTCATACGAAGGACGAGTTGAAATCTCTTAGAGC GTCTGGGACAGATGAGGAATACGACGAGCGAGCCCAGCTGCTTACTGAGTTGGCCAGCCTTAGCGAGGAAAGGGCGGCCAAAAAGCAGGAAGAAAAACCCGATCTCAAGGAAGCCCAGGGACGACCAATACGCCAGGCTGCTATGGAGACGCTGAAAGTAAGAGACGATCCGGAAGAACACGCGGATGGTTTTGATCGTGAGTTGGACGGAGCTGATGAAAATCTCGAACATCATGGAAAGAAAG CTGCGAATTGCACCACCAAGCCGGCAACGAAGAAGCGTCGAACTGATTCTGCAGAGTACGTGACGTATCTAAAAGATAAACTTTCCTTTGAAAAAGAGCGTTTCGAGGTAGAAAAGAAGGAAAGAGAGGCGAGGATCCAGAGGGATCAGCaaatgatggaaatgatgatggcgttggacaaaaacaaaaattag